A single region of the Lotus japonicus ecotype B-129 chromosome 4, LjGifu_v1.2 genome encodes:
- the LOC130713816 gene encoding aspartyl protease family protein 1-like gives MALPQLVLLGLVVVSLASQCCHGSGQFGFDIHHRFSDPVKGILGIDELRLPHKGTPQYYAALVHRDRVFRGRRLAGDQHAPLTFAAGNDTHQIAAFGYLHFANVSVGTPPLWFVVALDTGSDLFWLPCNCTSCVRGLKRESGSVINLNIYELEKSSTMKSVSCSSSLCKQTKCPSSGSHCRYQVDYLSNDTSSSGFMVEDVLHLITDNGQTKDTETRISIGCGQVQTGVFLEGAAPNGLFGLGMDNVSVPSILAQKGLISNSFSMCFGSDGSGRITFGDTGSLDQGKTPFNLRALHPTYNITITQIKVGRNVADLEFHAIFDSGTSFTYLNDPAYTLIADKFNSLIKADRPSSQSTDSDLPFEHCYAVSPDQTIELPYLNLTMKGGDDYYVTNPLIPVFSEVEGNLLCLGIQKSDNVNIIGQNFMTGYRLVFDRENMILGWKESNCSEEVLSNTLPFNPSHSPAISPAVAVNPVATSNPSSNPGRLSPNHSFRMKPTFAFMMVLLPLLAIL, from the exons ATGGCTTTGCCACAACTGGTGTTGttggggttggtggtggtgagTTTAGCTTCACAGTGCTGTCACGGTTCCGGCCAATTCGGATTCGACATCCACCACAGATTCTCGGATCCGGTCAAGGGCATTCTGGGTATCGACGAGTTACGGTTACCCCACAAGGGAACTCCTCAGTACTATGCTGCTTTGGTCCACAGAGATCGTGTCTTTCGTGGCCGTCGACTCGCCGGCGATCAGCACGCACCTCTCACTTTCGCCGCCGGCAATGACACTCATCAGATTGCTGCTTTTGGATA TTTGCATTTTGCCAATGTTTCGGTTGGGACACCACCTTTATGGTTTGTGGTGGCATTGGATACTGGGAGTGACTTGTTCTGGTTACCTTGTAATTGTACCAGTTGCGTGCGCGGGTTAAAGAGAGAAAGTGGAAGT GTAATTAATCTTAATATCTATGAGCTTGAGAAGTCATCCACAATGAAAAGTGTTTCGTGCAGTAGCAGCTTATGTAAACAAACAAAATGCCCTTCATCTGGTAGCCATTGTCGATATCAAGTTGACTATCTCTCTAATGATACTTCATCTTCTGGGTTCATGGTAGAAGACGTGCTGCACTTGATAACAGATAATGGTCAAACAAAAGATACTGAAACACGAATTAGTATtgg TTGTGGTCAAGTTCAGACTGGTGTGTTTCTAGAGGGGGCCGCTCCAAATGGTCTATTTGGACTTGGTATGGATAATGTATCTGTTCCTAGCATCCTAGCCCAAAAGGGGCttatttcaaattctttttcaaTGTGTTTTGGATctgatggttctggaagaatcacATTTGGGGATACTGGCAGCTTGGACCAAGGAAAAACACCATTCAACCTAAGGGCATTGCA TCCGACATATAACATCACCATTACCCAAATTAAAGTGGGACGAAATGTTGCTGATCTTGAGTTTCATGCAATTTTTGACTCTGGGACCTCATTCACATACTTAAATGACCCAGCTTATACACTTATTGCGGATAAG TTCAACTCTCTAATCAAAGCAGATCGGCCTTCATCTCAATCAACTGATTCTGATCTCCCCTTCGAGCACTGTTATGCCGTCAG TCCAGATCAGACAATTGAACTTCCCTATTTGAATCTAACGATGAAAGGTGGAGATGATTATTATGTCACGAATCCATTAATACCAGTTTTTAGTGAG GTTGAAGGAAATCTCCTTTGTTTGGGTATCCAGAAAAGTGACAACGTGAATATCATTGGAC AAAACTTCATGACCGGTTACCGTTTAGTCTTTGATCGCGAAAACATGATTCTTGGTTGGAAGGAATCGAATT GTTCTGAGGAAGTACTCTCCAACACATTACCTTTTAACCCATCTCACTCTCCTGCTATTTCCCCTGCTGTTGCTGTGAACCCCGTGGCTACATCAAACCCATCAA